In Herpetosiphon gulosus, one genomic interval encodes:
- a CDS encoding DoxX family protein — MATVMSAPSKPIVWASRILRGLAAAFLLFDGSFKLFNPAPVAKSFAALGYPDGIALSLGILLLVCTVLAIIPRTAILGTVLLTGYFGGAIASHVRVGDPLFSLVFPLILGGMLWGGLYLSDTRLRAVFPLREHD, encoded by the coding sequence ATGGCAACTGTGATGAGCGCTCCATCAAAGCCAATCGTGTGGGCAAGCCGGATTTTGCGGGGTTTGGCAGCGGCGTTTCTGCTGTTTGATGGCAGTTTCAAGCTGTTTAATCCTGCGCCTGTGGCTAAATCGTTTGCGGCGCTGGGCTACCCCGATGGAATTGCTTTGAGCTTAGGGATTTTGTTGCTGGTTTGTACAGTTTTGGCGATTATTCCGCGCACGGCAATTTTGGGAACAGTGCTACTGACGGGTTATTTTGGTGGGGCTATCGCCAGTCATGTGCGCGTGGGCGACCCGCTCTTTTCGCTGGTGTTTCCGCTGATTCTTGGTGGCATGCTGTGGGGTGGTTTGTATCTGAGCGATACGCGGCTGCGAGCGGTCTTCCCATTGCGAGAACACGATTAA
- a CDS encoding SRPBCC family protein, whose protein sequence is MATLVNKHSAVVTLPIDTQIQINRDFNVPKELVYRAWTTPELVKRWWSAGHGTVTIADIDLQVGGMWRWVTVTETGFEVAFHGVYQQLTANELIVCTEVYEAMPDGEALNTITFSERDGGSSLTLLVQHSCQEHRDGHVNSGMESGMQTALDMLESIALELLEAAAIKA, encoded by the coding sequence ATGGCAACCTTGGTAAATAAGCATTCGGCAGTCGTAACGCTCCCAATCGACACCCAAATTCAAATTAATCGTGATTTTAATGTGCCTAAAGAGTTGGTGTATCGCGCTTGGACGACTCCTGAGTTGGTCAAACGTTGGTGGTCGGCGGGTCATGGCACAGTCACAATTGCCGATATTGATCTACAGGTTGGTGGAATGTGGCGTTGGGTAACTGTGACGGAAACGGGTTTTGAGGTGGCGTTTCATGGGGTTTATCAGCAGCTCACTGCTAATGAGTTGATTGTTTGTACCGAAGTCTACGAAGCCATGCCCGATGGTGAAGCACTTAATACAATAACCTTTAGCGAACGTGATGGTGGTTCAAGTTTAACCTTGCTGGTGCAACATAGCTGTCAAGAGCATCGCGATGGCCATGTCAATTCGGGCATGGAATCGGGTATGCAAACGGCGCTCGATATGCTGGAAAGCATTGCCTTGGAGCTACTTGAGGCAGCAGCAATCAAGGCCTAA
- a CDS encoding metalloregulator ArsR/SmtB family transcription factor — translation MARAATTTDVFNAIAEPGRRQILDLLVHGELSVNELVEQLGLAQPQVSKRLHVLREVGLVLVRDDGRQRYYRLNGRALKPIHDWIRRYEQMWNERFDALDELLEELNHEED, via the coding sequence ATGGCACGTGCAGCAACAACAACCGATGTTTTCAATGCGATCGCAGAACCTGGTCGGCGGCAAATTCTTGATCTCTTAGTTCATGGCGAATTATCAGTTAATGAGCTGGTGGAGCAGCTTGGGCTGGCTCAGCCGCAGGTTTCCAAACGACTTCATGTATTGCGTGAAGTTGGGTTGGTATTGGTGCGTGATGATGGTCGGCAACGCTACTACCGATTGAATGGTCGCGCCCTCAAACCAATTCACGACTGGATTCGCCGCTATGAACAAATGTGGAATGAGCGGTTTGATGCTTTGGATGAATTGCTCGAAGAACTGAATCATGAGGAGGATTAA
- a CDS encoding DUF2218 domain-containing protein yields the protein MQSQATIPTALGSSYIKKLCKHYAHKIKVEYDDQQGMAYFAMGTCAMQAEAERLIFVIEAATSEAVATIQHIMDEHFEQFAFREKLKIEWQTAVAE from the coding sequence ATGCAATCACAGGCAACTATTCCGACCGCGCTTGGTTCGAGCTATATCAAAAAATTGTGTAAGCACTATGCTCACAAAATCAAGGTTGAATATGACGATCAACAAGGCATGGCCTATTTTGCAATGGGCACATGTGCTATGCAAGCCGAAGCTGAACGCTTGATTTTTGTGATTGAGGCGGCAACCAGCGAGGCTGTCGCAACGATCCAACATATTATGGATGAACACTTTGAGCAATTTGCCTTCCGCGAAAAACTCAAAATCGAATGGCAAACAGCCGTAGCTGAGTAA
- a CDS encoding ABC transporter ATP-binding protein: MSVSPPAALQTQNLVLGYQRTTIIDQLNASIPHGQVTAIIGPNGCGKSTLLAGLAKLHPAKQGQILLDGQDIARLSPREMAQALALLPQDGVAPDGMTVADLVRFGRHPHTGLLRQWSKEDQQAVVTAIATADLMAMADRPLTTLSGGQRQRAWIAMALAQSTPLLLLDEPTAALDLGHQIEVFELIRQLAAEGKTVVMVVHDLASACRYADHLIAMCAGSIIAAGAPNVVVTPELIHQLYGVHCRLIPDPISGTPIIVGVQKSQK, from the coding sequence ATGAGCGTTTCTCCCCCAGCGGCGTTGCAGACCCAAAATTTGGTCTTGGGCTACCAACGTACCACAATTATTGATCAGCTGAATGCCTCAATTCCTCATGGCCAGGTTACGGCGATTATCGGCCCAAACGGCTGTGGTAAATCAACTTTGCTGGCGGGTTTGGCTAAATTGCATCCGGCCAAGCAAGGCCAAATTTTGCTCGATGGGCAGGATATTGCGCGTCTTTCGCCGCGTGAGATGGCCCAAGCCTTGGCTTTGTTACCCCAAGATGGCGTTGCTCCTGACGGCATGACCGTGGCCGATTTGGTGCGTTTTGGCCGCCATCCGCATACTGGCCTGTTGCGTCAGTGGTCAAAAGAAGACCAACAGGCGGTGGTGACGGCAATTGCTACTGCCGACTTGATGGCGATGGCTGATCGACCGCTGACGACGCTTTCAGGCGGCCAACGCCAACGCGCTTGGATCGCCATGGCACTAGCCCAATCAACCCCATTGTTGTTGCTCGATGAGCCGACCGCCGCGCTTGATCTTGGGCATCAAATTGAGGTGTTTGAGCTGATTCGCCAATTGGCGGCTGAGGGCAAAACAGTGGTAATGGTGGTGCATGATTTGGCCAGTGCTTGTCGCTACGCCGATCATCTGATTGCCATGTGTGCTGGCTCGATCATCGCTGCCGGTGCGCCAAACGTCGTGGTTACCCCCGAATTAATTCATCAACTCTATGGTGTCCATTGTCGGTTAATCCCTGATCCCATTAGTGGCACACCGATTATTGTTGGGGTACAGAAAAGTCAGAAGTGA
- a CDS encoding iron chelate uptake ABC transporter family permease subunit, translated as MDRLSLNPTTSAAHELNLPSSFTGQPTGLWLLRFGRLSLLLDRRAWLASLLLLIATVVLVGLSLGSGTVKIAPLDALAALFNQGETKNIFIVRDLRLTRVLAGGMAGAALGMAGCLLQTLSRNRLANPDTIGIDNAATAFAVASVVGVSTTLVPSGMALIGAITMLSLTFALSGGAGTRGYRFLITGLGLGAICGAATNLMLARAPIDAANDAFPWTIGSLNDRSGITVSLLAWGVVVLLPLASIVGKRLNLVRLPDAVAQSLGVRVTRLRFFTILLAGSLTGLAVAVAGPVGMIGLAAPELGRRLAGPRTVPIVPSALAGACFTMLADLLGRTVFSPTEIPVGIVTALVGGPYLLWFLLRTPRGKQL; from the coding sequence ATGGATCGACTTTCGCTGAACCCAACCACGAGTGCTGCTCACGAGCTAAACCTACCTTCGTCATTTACCGGCCAACCAACTGGCTTGTGGTTGTTGCGCTTTGGCCGTTTGAGCCTGCTGTTGGATCGACGGGCCTGGTTGGCAAGTTTGCTCTTGCTGATTGCGACCGTGGTCTTGGTTGGTTTGAGCCTTGGCAGTGGCACGGTCAAAATCGCCCCACTTGATGCCTTGGCAGCCTTGTTTAATCAAGGCGAGACTAAAAATATCTTTATTGTGCGCGATTTACGGCTGACACGGGTTTTGGCTGGGGGCATGGCTGGGGCTGCTTTAGGCATGGCTGGCTGTTTATTACAAACGCTCAGTCGCAATCGGTTGGCCAACCCCGATACGATTGGGATCGATAATGCTGCGACGGCCTTTGCGGTTGCTTCGGTTGTGGGGGTTAGCACAACTCTCGTGCCTTCAGGTATGGCCTTAATCGGCGCAATTACCATGCTTTCCTTAACCTTTGCCTTGAGTGGTGGAGCTGGCACCCGCGGCTATCGTTTCTTAATCACTGGGCTGGGCTTGGGCGCAATTTGTGGAGCTGCCACCAATTTGATGCTAGCGCGTGCCCCAATCGATGCTGCCAACGATGCTTTTCCTTGGACAATTGGGAGCTTGAATGATCGTTCAGGAATTACCGTAAGCTTGCTGGCCTGGGGCGTGGTGGTCTTGTTACCGCTCGCTTCGATTGTTGGCAAACGCCTAAATTTAGTGCGGTTGCCTGATGCAGTTGCCCAAAGCTTGGGGGTGCGGGTTACTCGGTTGCGCTTCTTCACGATTTTGTTGGCGGGAAGTTTGACAGGGCTTGCGGTTGCCGTCGCTGGTCCGGTTGGCATGATTGGCTTGGCAGCACCCGAGTTGGGTCGGCGCTTGGCTGGCCCGCGCACCGTGCCAATTGTGCCTTCGGCCTTGGCTGGCGCATGCTTTACCATGTTGGCCGATTTGCTTGGGCGCACCGTATTCAGCCCAACTGAAATTCCGGTCGGCATCGTGACAGCCTTAGTTGGCGGTCCTTACTTATTATGGTTCCTGTTGCGAACCCCTAGAGGCAAACAATTATGA
- a CDS encoding iron ABC transporter permease: MATTLLSRRMLIGVLAAFGLLAIVVLLSLGVGSDNAIGLAQVFAVLQGAGDDQARLTVLDLRVPRTIIGMLVGVALGSAGALLQAAARNPLAEPGLLGVSAGSATAVVVSIALGASLNNLQVGVAIFGALVGCTIALGVARMSGLGDDPIRLVLAGAALSSMLAAVSSVILLTDQRTADEVRFWTIGAIAGRNLSSITPALPVLLVGLAVALLLARPLAALALGEKVASGLGQRPKLVRTGVMISVALLVGSATAMAGPIGFVGLVVPIAARAMVGPDIRRALILAVLLGPSFVLLADVLSRIVARPTETPLGVISALIGAPILVLIVRSQRLPAL; encoded by the coding sequence ATGGCTACGACTTTGCTCTCGCGACGCATGCTGATTGGAGTGCTGGCAGCCTTTGGCTTGCTGGCCATTGTTGTTTTATTGAGCCTTGGAGTTGGCTCGGATAATGCAATTGGCTTGGCCCAAGTATTTGCCGTGCTCCAAGGCGCTGGCGATGATCAAGCCCGTTTGACGGTGCTCGATTTGCGCGTACCACGCACGATTATCGGCATGTTGGTCGGCGTGGCACTTGGCTCGGCTGGTGCATTATTGCAGGCTGCTGCCCGTAATCCCTTGGCTGAACCAGGCTTGTTGGGGGTAAGTGCAGGCTCGGCGACTGCAGTAGTCGTATCGATTGCCCTCGGAGCCAGCCTGAATAATTTACAAGTTGGCGTTGCCATTTTTGGGGCGTTGGTTGGCTGTACCATCGCGCTCGGGGTTGCCCGCATGAGTGGCCTCGGCGATGATCCAATTCGCTTGGTGCTGGCGGGCGCAGCCTTGAGCAGCATGCTCGCTGCGGTTTCCTCAGTGATTCTGCTGACCGATCAACGCACCGCCGACGAAGTGCGCTTTTGGACGATTGGCGCAATTGCTGGGCGTAATTTGAGCAGCATTACCCCAGCACTTCCCGTTTTATTGGTGGGTTTGGCGGTTGCCTTGCTGCTTGCTCGGCCATTGGCGGCCTTGGCACTGGGCGAAAAAGTTGCTAGTGGCCTTGGTCAACGCCCCAAATTGGTTCGCACTGGCGTGATGATCAGTGTCGCCTTACTGGTTGGTTCAGCCACGGCGATGGCTGGGCCGATTGGCTTTGTTGGGCTGGTGGTGCCGATTGCGGCCCGCGCGATGGTTGGGCCTGATATTCGGCGAGCTTTAATATTGGCGGTGCTGCTTGGCCCGAGTTTTGTGCTGTTGGCTGATGTACTTTCGCGGATTGTTGCGCGGCCAACCGAAACCCCGCTAGGTGTAATTTCAGCATTAATTGGTGCGCCGATTTTGGTGTTGATTGTGCGCAGCCAACGCTTACCAGCGCTCTAG
- a CDS encoding iron-siderophore ABC transporter substrate-binding protein, giving the protein MTSLSIRFRSLLALLALVTLAACGSTTASTATTAPAATEASAATIPPAGSEVPAQTEVPAATEAPTAEAPTAEATTETSASGTRSIETRYGTVEVPATPARLVTLDEGALDTAVALGIIPVGGISSRLSEGVAPYIADKVPGIAIVGNPGEINFEAVIAATPDLILTHNRIDEETYKKLSAIAPTIVPTNGIGAWKDAAGEYAAALGKTSELEAWLKEFDAKVADAKTKLAIKEGTTGAVIRWMPQGPLVMGRLLPAVVLIEELGLDLPQVAIDLGTDAPHTDVLSLEQLATVDTDWLFVATFNAEGDGALASAREQAAFGQLKAEKSKQVVAVSAQLWSSAFGPLAADAILSDIVAGVPAAQ; this is encoded by the coding sequence ATGACATCCCTTTCAATCCGTTTTCGTTCATTATTGGCCCTACTTGCTCTTGTGACTTTGGCTGCTTGTGGCTCGACCACGGCTTCAACTGCCACCACTGCACCTGCGGCCACCGAGGCTTCAGCAGCAACCATTCCTCCTGCGGGAAGCGAAGTGCCAGCGCAAACTGAAGTGCCAGCCGCAACTGAAGCGCCAACCGCTGAAGCGCCAACCGCCGAAGCAACTACAGAAACCAGTGCTAGCGGCACGCGTAGCATTGAAACCCGCTATGGCACGGTCGAAGTGCCAGCAACTCCTGCTCGGTTGGTGACGCTTGATGAAGGTGCGTTGGATACGGCTGTGGCCTTGGGTATTATCCCAGTTGGTGGCATTAGCTCACGCTTGAGCGAAGGCGTTGCTCCCTACATCGCCGATAAAGTGCCTGGAATTGCGATTGTCGGTAACCCTGGCGAAATCAATTTCGAAGCAGTGATTGCGGCAACCCCCGACTTGATTTTGACCCACAACCGGATCGACGAAGAAACCTACAAAAAATTGAGCGCGATTGCTCCAACCATCGTGCCAACCAACGGTATTGGCGCTTGGAAAGATGCCGCTGGCGAATATGCCGCAGCTTTGGGCAAAACCAGCGAACTCGAAGCATGGTTGAAAGAGTTCGATGCTAAAGTTGCTGATGCCAAAACCAAATTGGCAATCAAAGAAGGCACAACTGGCGCAGTTATCCGTTGGATGCCTCAAGGCCCATTGGTGATGGGTCGTTTGTTGCCAGCGGTTGTCTTGATCGAAGAATTGGGCTTGGACTTGCCTCAAGTGGCGATCGATTTGGGCACTGATGCACCACACACCGATGTTTTGAGCTTGGAACAATTGGCAACCGTTGATACCGATTGGTTGTTTGTGGCCACGTTCAATGCTGAAGGCGATGGCGCTTTGGCAAGCGCTCGCGAACAAGCTGCATTTGGCCAATTGAAAGCTGAAAAATCCAAGCAAGTTGTGGCCGTTAGCGCTCAACTTTGGAGCAGCGCATTTGGTCCATTGGCCGCCGATGCCATCTTGAGCGATATTGTCGCTGGCGTTCCTGCTGCACAATAA
- a CDS encoding amino acid adenylation domain-containing protein encodes MAKLALSAAQHGIWLGQQLDPSSPLYNTAEYVTLRGVVELANLTAAIEQAFAEAATLHLRFGLEHDQPYALVEPQPINPTVHDLRDLPDAEARALAWMQHDLGNVIDLATGPLFNTAILQIADDQVWWYLRAHHIALDGYSFALLTKRVAEIYSALQIKATPSPSFGDLAPVIAEDQAYQASIQATLDREFWLNRFAANPQVVSLTEQTGLSQPRSIRLSTALASDLIEQLTAIAKPTRSTWPDVLMAVVAAYLARWNNSQSVVLGMPLMSRLGSVALRVPCMAMNIVPLCLKVSADHDLAQLTAVVAAERNAFRKHGRYRYEQLRRDLGFVGAGRRLFGPVVNIMPFDHPLNFGDCQAQSTTLTAGPVEDLAFNVILRGNQLYLTLEANPACYGQAALEYHFAAIQHLLNGWLANPSIPVAEQQVLPAPLVLDGGELRLPLTSVIEQILDNAKEQPHALALVTDTEQLSYAELASHVHAWAGQLVQRGVTAGSVVGVALPRSREAIVAILATLCCGAAYLPLDPQWPQSRLASVVAQAQPALVLAQQALDLPNLLLVEQLGKSNAWFEARVDLAQPAYIMYTSGSTGEPKGVVISHQALAGFVQSAAERYAITEADRVLQFAPFAFDASVEEIFVTLCQGATLVLRNDAMLESLQRFVSACQTHAISVLDLPTAFWHELADSVAQGAVQLPECLRVVIIGGEAALPERVQGWLNAVAPNVRLFNTYGPTEATVVATVAELSDPNQLITIGRPLAGVQAAILGSDQQPIFAGDVGDLYLLGNGLAMGYYQRPDLDALNFSQLSQLPHAPRAYRTGDRVHLLEGQLQFVGRSDDEFKISGQRVTPAEIESVFLRHTAVREVAVIGQQLGNASKRLFAAVVVSDASLSVAELRNHASQHLPAAVIPAAITIVERLPRSSAGKIDRKAVAALAPAPVVVNTAANDIPALIRQVWAEVLGQTEFNDEADFFALGGQSLQTIQVANRLGMALGREVTAALIFRYPTIASLSQALDPEFEQAIEAALQFVSDANLSEQIVPKQLNAQPRPIQTVLLTGATGFVGAHLLAELLNTTTVNVICLVRAGSDVAAFERLQASLHHYELATEQLAERVDAWQGDLAQSQFGLDDQQWQSLIERCDLIYHNAAMVSVVREYSSLRVVNVNATREMLRLAAVRCTPVHYVSTLAVSPPQSVMHRVPEDFVAAHAGLRDGYSQSKWVAERLLEQAATRGLPVAVYRLGRVVGPIQSNFVNQDDLFWRIVQAGVPRGLLPSLPVEEIWNPVDFAAQTIVQFSRNHRGVRVYNLAPSKPISFAQLLGWVGEYGYAVQLCRVEQWYQALRNADDAMSQATLTFFERQADGGELPNAIGTIENKRLLQTLAAHGIAVPVIDRERFFGYLERCIRTGLLPAPDLRQTSIGIR; translated from the coding sequence ATGGCTAAGCTGGCGCTATCGGCGGCACAACATGGCATTTGGCTGGGTCAACAGCTCGATCCGAGTAGTCCGCTGTATAACACAGCCGAATATGTGACCTTGCGCGGTGTGGTTGAGCTTGCTAACTTGACCGCTGCGATTGAGCAGGCCTTTGCTGAAGCCGCAACCCTGCATTTGCGCTTTGGGCTTGAGCATGATCAGCCGTATGCGTTGGTTGAGCCACAGCCAATCAACCCGACCGTGCATGATTTACGCGATTTGCCTGATGCTGAAGCTCGTGCTTTGGCTTGGATGCAGCACGATTTGGGCAATGTGATTGATCTGGCGACTGGCCCGTTGTTCAACACAGCCATTTTGCAAATTGCCGACGATCAGGTGTGGTGGTATTTGCGGGCGCATCATATCGCCTTAGATGGCTATAGTTTTGCCTTGCTCACCAAGCGGGTCGCCGAAATTTACTCAGCCTTACAAATCAAAGCCACGCCAAGCCCAAGCTTTGGCGATTTAGCTCCAGTGATTGCCGAAGATCAAGCGTATCAAGCCTCGATTCAAGCCACGCTGGATCGCGAGTTTTGGCTCAATCGCTTTGCTGCTAACCCACAAGTCGTCAGCCTGACCGAGCAAACTGGCTTATCGCAGCCACGGAGCATTCGTTTGAGCACGGCGTTAGCGAGTGATTTGATCGAGCAATTAACCGCGATTGCCAAGCCTACTCGTAGTACATGGCCTGATGTTTTGATGGCGGTGGTGGCAGCTTACTTGGCTCGCTGGAACAACAGCCAGAGCGTAGTCTTGGGCATGCCCTTGATGAGCCGCTTGGGTTCGGTGGCGTTGCGTGTGCCGTGTATGGCCATGAATATTGTGCCGCTATGCCTCAAGGTTTCCGCTGATCACGATTTAGCGCAATTAACTGCTGTGGTAGCCGCCGAACGCAATGCCTTCCGCAAGCATGGCCGCTATCGCTACGAACAGTTGCGCCGCGATTTGGGCTTTGTTGGCGCTGGACGACGCTTATTTGGGCCGGTCGTCAACATTATGCCCTTCGATCATCCATTGAATTTCGGCGATTGCCAAGCCCAAAGCACAACGCTTACCGCTGGCCCAGTCGAAGATTTGGCTTTCAACGTGATTTTGCGTGGCAACCAACTCTATCTGACGCTTGAGGCCAATCCGGCTTGCTATGGCCAAGCAGCGCTTGAATATCATTTTGCAGCGATTCAACACCTATTAAATGGATGGCTGGCAAATCCAAGCATACCTGTGGCTGAGCAACAGGTTTTGCCAGCGCCGCTTGTGCTTGATGGTGGCGAGTTGCGCTTGCCACTCACCAGCGTGATCGAGCAAATTTTAGATAATGCTAAGGAGCAACCGCATGCCTTGGCTTTGGTTACCGACACTGAGCAACTGAGCTATGCCGAGTTGGCGAGCCACGTCCATGCGTGGGCTGGCCAATTGGTGCAGCGCGGGGTAACTGCTGGCAGCGTGGTTGGGGTGGCCTTACCGCGTAGCCGTGAGGCGATTGTCGCGATCTTGGCGACGCTCTGTTGTGGGGCGGCCTATCTGCCACTCGACCCACAATGGCCACAAAGCCGCTTGGCGAGTGTTGTGGCTCAAGCCCAACCAGCCTTGGTTTTGGCCCAACAAGCCCTTGATCTGCCTAATTTGCTGTTGGTCGAGCAGCTTGGTAAATCGAATGCATGGTTCGAGGCACGGGTCGATTTGGCCCAACCTGCCTACATCATGTATACCTCTGGTTCAACTGGCGAGCCAAAAGGCGTGGTGATTAGCCATCAAGCCTTGGCGGGTTTTGTACAGTCAGCGGCTGAGCGTTACGCAATAACTGAGGCTGATCGGGTGCTGCAATTTGCGCCATTCGCTTTTGATGCCAGCGTTGAAGAGATTTTCGTGACGCTCTGCCAAGGTGCGACCTTGGTGCTGCGCAACGATGCCATGCTCGAATCATTACAGCGCTTTGTGTCCGCCTGCCAAACGCATGCGATTAGTGTGCTCGATTTGCCCACCGCCTTTTGGCATGAATTGGCCGATAGTGTGGCCCAAGGCGCGGTGCAGTTGCCCGAATGCTTGCGGGTGGTGATCATCGGTGGCGAGGCGGCTCTGCCAGAGCGGGTTCAAGGCTGGTTAAACGCGGTTGCGCCGAATGTGCGTTTGTTTAACACCTATGGCCCAACCGAGGCGACTGTGGTGGCAACCGTGGCCGAATTGAGCGACCCCAACCAACTAATTACGATTGGCCGACCATTGGCTGGCGTACAAGCAGCTATTTTGGGTAGCGACCAGCAACCGATTTTTGCAGGCGATGTTGGCGATTTGTATTTGCTGGGCAATGGTTTGGCAATGGGTTATTATCAACGTCCCGATTTGGATGCGCTGAATTTTAGCCAACTCAGCCAATTGCCGCATGCTCCCCGCGCCTATCGCACAGGCGATCGGGTGCACTTGCTTGAGGGGCAGTTACAGTTTGTGGGCCGCAGCGACGACGAATTCAAAATTAGCGGCCAGCGCGTTACGCCCGCCGAAATTGAATCGGTCTTTTTGCGGCATACGGCGGTACGCGAAGTAGCGGTAATTGGCCAGCAGCTTGGCAATGCTAGCAAGCGCTTGTTTGCAGCGGTTGTTGTCAGCGATGCCAGTTTGAGCGTGGCTGAATTGCGTAATCACGCTAGCCAACATTTGCCAGCAGCGGTAATTCCGGCAGCGATCACGATTGTTGAACGCTTGCCGCGCAGTAGTGCAGGCAAGATCGATCGCAAAGCGGTGGCGGCCTTAGCACCAGCGCCAGTTGTGGTGAATACCGCAGCCAACGATATACCAGCATTAATTCGCCAAGTTTGGGCCGAAGTACTGGGCCAAACCGAATTCAACGACGAAGCCGATTTCTTTGCTTTGGGCGGTCAATCGCTGCAAACCATTCAGGTTGCTAATCGTTTGGGTATGGCCTTGGGCCGCGAAGTAACTGCTGCCTTGATCTTCCGCTATCCCACGATTGCAAGCCTGAGCCAGGCGCTTGACCCTGAATTTGAGCAGGCAATCGAGGCCGCGCTGCAATTTGTGAGCGATGCCAATTTGTCCGAGCAGATTGTTCCTAAGCAACTGAATGCCCAGCCACGACCAATCCAAACGGTGTTGTTGACTGGGGCAACTGGCTTTGTCGGGGCGCATCTGTTGGCCGAATTGCTTAATACAACCACGGTCAACGTTATTTGTTTGGTGCGGGCTGGATCGGATGTGGCAGCATTTGAGCGTTTGCAAGCAAGTTTGCACCACTACGAATTAGCGACCGAGCAGCTTGCCGAGCGGGTTGATGCCTGGCAGGGCGATTTAGCTCAGTCCCAATTTGGGCTTGACGATCAGCAATGGCAAAGCTTGATCGAACGCTGCGATTTGATTTATCACAATGCTGCGATGGTCAGCGTGGTACGCGAATATAGCAGCTTGCGGGTGGTCAACGTCAACGCCACCCGCGAAATGCTACGTTTGGCAGCAGTGCGTTGCACCCCAGTGCATTACGTTTCAACCTTGGCAGTTTCGCCACCGCAAAGCGTAATGCACCGCGTGCCCGAAGATTTTGTGGCAGCGCATGCTGGCCTTCGCGATGGCTACAGCCAAAGCAAATGGGTCGCCGAACGCTTGCTCGAACAAGCGGCCACCCGTGGTTTACCCGTTGCCGTCTATCGTTTGGGGCGGGTGGTTGGCCCAATTCAAAGCAATTTTGTCAATCAAGATGATTTATTCTGGCGGATTGTCCAAGCAGGTGTGCCGCGTGGCTTGCTGCCTAGCCTGCCTGTCGAGGAAATCTGGAATCCAGTTGATTTTGCTGCACAGACAATCGTGCAATTTAGCCGTAACCATCGCGGGGTGAGAGTTTATAATCTTGCACCCAGCAAGCCAATCAGTTTTGCTCAACTTTTGGGCTGGGTTGGCGAGTATGGCTATGCCGTGCAATTGTGCAGAGTTGAGCAATGGTATCAAGCGTTGCGCAACGCCGACGATGCGATGAGTCAGGCAACGCTGACCTTCTTCGAGCGGCAGGCTGATGGCGGGGAACTGCCCAACGCAATTGGTACGATTGAAAACAAACGCTTGCTGCAAACGCTGGCAGCGCATGGCATTGCCGTGCCTGTGATCGATCGCGAGCGCTTCTTTGGCTATCTTGAGCGGTGTATTCGAACGGGTTTATTGCCCGCGCCCGATTTACGCCAGACTAGTATTGGTATTCGCTAA
- a CDS encoding isochorismatase family protein, with protein sequence MALPSIAAYAIPTELPTNRATWAAEPQRVALLIHDLQNYFIDAFPAGEEPISSVLRSIASLRDHAHALGIPVFYSAQPGDQAPEDRGLLSTFWGKGLSTGTPPEIVAPLAPRAGDQVITKWRYSAFQRTPLRELLREAGRDQLIVCGVYAHLGCLLTACDAFMQDIQPFFVADAVADFTLDEHRMALHYAAGRCAVVTTTEQLVRELGYNQLRSELHDLLDDVESIGADDNLLDWGLDSVRLMTLAERWRAAGCEVGFAELAETPTLAEWWQRRFATPLLEQAHG encoded by the coding sequence ATGGCGTTACCATCAATTGCGGCTTATGCAATTCCAACTGAATTACCAACCAACCGCGCCACTTGGGCGGCTGAGCCACAGCGCGTAGCCTTGTTAATTCACGATTTGCAAAATTATTTTATCGATGCTTTTCCTGCTGGCGAAGAGCCAATTAGCAGCGTGTTGCGTTCGATTGCCAGCTTGCGTGATCACGCTCATGCCTTGGGCATTCCGGTGTTTTATTCGGCCCAACCAGGCGACCAAGCGCCCGAAGATCGGGGTTTGTTGAGCACATTTTGGGGTAAAGGCTTGAGCACTGGCACGCCACCGGAGATTGTCGCGCCGCTTGCGCCGAGGGCTGGCGATCAAGTAATTACCAAATGGCGCTATAGCGCATTTCAACGCACGCCGTTGCGCGAATTGTTGCGTGAAGCAGGCCGCGATCAACTAATTGTCTGTGGGGTTTATGCCCATCTTGGCTGTTTGTTGACCGCTTGCGATGCCTTTATGCAAGATATTCAGCCATTCTTTGTGGCCGATGCTGTCGCCGATTTCACGCTTGACGAGCATCGCATGGCCTTGCACTATGCCGCTGGCCGTTGCGCTGTGGTCACTACGACCGAGCAATTGGTCCGCGAATTGGGCTACAACCAATTACGCAGCGAGTTGCACGATTTGCTCGATGATGTTGAAAGCATCGGTGCTGATGATAACTTGCTCGATTGGGGCTTGGATTCAGTGCGCTTGATGACCTTGGCCGAGCGCTGGCGGGCAGCAGGCTGCGAGGTTGGCTTTGCCGAATTGGCCGAAACCCCAACCTTGGCCGAATGGTGGCAACGTCGCTTTGCCACGCCACTCCTGGAGCAAGCTCATGGCTAA